One region of Lampris incognitus isolate fLamInc1 chromosome 12, fLamInc1.hap2, whole genome shotgun sequence genomic DNA includes:
- the pstpip2 gene encoding proline-serine-threonine phosphatase-interacting protein 2: MRDLHFKDYFWDSSDLTTTGGYDVIVQYLSEGRRICKEVEEFMKARATIEEKYAKELLSLSKKVCGHNEMNTLKRSLDVFKLQTENVSLSHLQLAQTMRDEAKKLEDFRERQKDARKKTEQQVDALHKQKVSQFKKTMESKKTYEHKCREKEEADQNVNRNSSTHNTKQTEKLFAKAQQAKQNAEEADKVYLHNVSTLDKIRQEWLMEHITACETFERQTIERISVLRNAVWTHVNQLSQQCVTSDEFHEEVRKSLEQCNIREDIEHFINLRQTGNTPPAPVVYENFYTAQRSHSLHPLSRQLPTTGRRGPIPDPLDDDRGDGLYATVQDPRYSVIKY, from the exons ATGAGAGACCTTCATTTTAAGGACTACTTCTGG GACTCCTCTGACCTAACCACCACAGGAGGCTATGATGTCATCGTCCAGTACCTCAGTGAGGGCAGGAGGATATGCAAGGAGGTGGAGGAATTCATGAAGGCTAG AGCAACAATTGAAGAGAAATATGCCAAAGAACTCCTGAGTTTGTCCAAGAAAGTGTGTGGGCACAATGAGATGAA CACACTGAAGAGATCGCTGGACGTGTTCAAATTAc AGACCGAAAATGTGAGCCTGTCACACCTACAGCTGGCACAGACCATGAGAGATGAGGCAAAGAAACTAGAAGACTTCAGGGAAAGGCAAAAAGATGCGAGGAAAAAG ACGGAACAACAGGTGGACGCTCTCCACAAACAAAAAGTATCACAGTTTAAGAAAACCATGGAG TCAAAGAAGACCTACGAGCACAAGtgcagagaaaaagaagaagcggACCAAAACGTGAATCGAAACagcagcactcacaacaccaagcagacagaaaag CTCTTTGCAAAAGCACAGCAAGCAAAACAAAATGCAGAAGAAGCGG ACAAGGTCTACCTTCATAATGTGTCAACGctggacaagatcagacaggagtggCTAATGGAACACATCACTGCCTGTGAG ACATTTGAAAGGCAGACAATTGAGCGGATCAGTGTTCTGAGGAACGCAGTTTGGACACATGTCAACCAGCTGTCCCAGCAGTGTGTTACTAGCGACGAG ttccATGAGGAAGTGAGAAAGTCCTTGGAGCAGTGTAACATTCGGGAAGACATTGAACATTTTATAAACCTGAGGCAGACTGGCAACACACCACCAG CTCCAGTTGTGTACGAGAACTTCTACACTGCTCAGAGAAGTCACAGTCTACACCCACTGTCTAGACAGCTTCCTACAACCGGCAG GAGAGGACCAATACCGGATCCACTAGACGATGACAGAG GTGATGGGCTATATGCAACAGTGCAAGATCCAAGGTACAGTGTTATCAAGTATTAA